The Myxosarcina sp. GI1 nucleotide sequence AAGGAGCATGTACTTCTAGTTCAAAACCAGTTTCGTCAACTAGAACCACATTGATCCAGCGTTCGCGGTTTTCTACGATGACTAATTCGCCTCGCTTGTTTACTGTTTCTTCTTCACCAATTAATTCTTCAGTTAGATAAACTTCAACAACTTTTCCCTGCCAAAAACCACCGTATTTAAAGCGGCGAGCAGTAGAGTTACGAGTGCTAGCTAAATATACGGGACACCACAGCCAATAAAGTCCAGAGATCGCACCTAACAACAACAGTAAAGCCTGTCCCGATTCGCCAATTATCAAATCTATAATTAAAATGACTACTATTGCTACTACAGATATCAGCAGACGATTGAGTAAATCTTGCCATTTTCCCCAGTAGTGAGAGTACTGTTGACTGGTAGCAATTAATGGAATTAGTTGTTCTAATTTTTCTCGCGTTAGAGGTATTAACATAGAGTTTTACAGCGACGGGTATCGATGAGGGAAATTGAAAATTTGAGAAACAAGTTTAATAGATGTGTTGTCTATGTTGACATATTCAGTTAGCAATGCCACAAAGTTTGCAGTTGGTACAACTAACCTGGCTGAGTTTGGGAAATAAAGATTATGTTCGACTTAGATACATTTAGGGTTAATAAGGCTATTTTAGTCTCTCTTTCTACCTTGCTCTTACCAGGGGCAATCGCTGTTCCTATGAAAGTAAGGGCACAGCAAGCAAATTCTTTTAGCTCGACAACACAATTACTAGCTCAAGCTCAAACCGCTGCCATCGAGTCAGAAATCCTGGCAGAAATCAATCGCGCTAGAACTCAACCTCAAGCCTATGCCGACTGGCTGGAGCAACAACAGCAATATTACCAAGGTATTTTGTTAAAGCTGCCAGGGGAACAAGCTATTAGAACCAATCGTGGCTTCAAAGCTTTACAAGAAGCGATCGCTTTTTTACGCCAACAACCGCCTTTACCACCTTTAAGCAGTTCTGAAGCTTTGTCAGCTACAGCAGAAACTCAGTTAGATGCGATCTTTAATTTTACTAATGGCATCAATATTAATCTCGACAATATTAGCTACAGCCTTGTTACTCCTCAAGCAATTGTCATGCAGTTAATTGTAGACGATCGCTTTCCAGATCGCCGTCGCCGTCTTAGCTTGTTTACTACAGAGTCAGAACAAGCGGGAATTGTCTGTGAGCCTGACGAACGATACGATAACATTTGCGCGATCGCCTACAAACCAGATAGCGCAATCGCTAGTAATACGCGATCGGATACGGAAGTAACTACTACTGAGACTGCTACCCTACCTCCACCAACTCCGCCCGAAAATTCTCAATCTACCATCAGTAGTACCGTTCCAGAGCCTCCAGCTAATAACTCGACTCCCGATATATTTATTTCTCCCACTGAAGAAACTGTAGAATCTTTAGAATCCTCTAATTCTGAAAACAGCTTACCAGA carries:
- a CDS encoding PPC domain-containing protein gives rise to the protein MFDLDTFRVNKAILVSLSTLLLPGAIAVPMKVRAQQANSFSSTTQLLAQAQTAAIESEILAEINRARTQPQAYADWLEQQQQYYQGILLKLPGEQAIRTNRGFKALQEAIAFLRQQPPLPPLSSSEALSATAETQLDAIFNFTNGININLDNISYSLVTPQAIVMQLIVDDRFPDRRRRLSLFTTESEQAGIVCEPDERYDNICAIAYKPDSAIASNTRSDTEVTTTETATLPPPTPPENSQSTISSTVPEPPANNSTPDIFISPTEETVESLESSNSENSLPEVPSIEVAVPPAETVADTEVANQTEANTSEEVAITQNDSRLLEKVERGALASGDKTVPDDGSFYDSYPLEGDAGESFIVSLESDEFDTFVAVMDAEGKILEQNDDISDDNSNSRLRVTLPDKGVYQVIVNAYDEGGTGSYVLTISR